Proteins encoded by one window of Lacerta agilis isolate rLacAgi1 chromosome 11, rLacAgi1.pri, whole genome shotgun sequence:
- the MACIR gene encoding UNC119-binding protein C5orf30 homolog: MEVDINGESRSILATLPLPIADVSATGNAESEKPRCSSTPCSPMRQTVSGYQILHMDSNYLVGFTTGEELLKLAQKCTVGEENKVEAVVPTLRSKQLDSGLSRSSRVCKARSRYYQPYEIPAINGRRRRRMPSSGDKCTKPLPYEPYKAFHGPLPLCLFKGKRAHSKSLDYLNLDRMNIKEPADTDVLQYQLQHLTLRGDRMFAQNNT, translated from the coding sequence ATGGAAGTTGACATTAATGGGGAGTCCAGGTCTATCCTAGCTACTCTCCCATTGCCTATTGCTGATGTGAGCGCCACCGGCAACGCCGAGTCCGAGAAACCTCGCTGCTCCAGCACCCCATGTTCGCCGATGCGCCAGACTGTTTCAGGCTACCAGATCCTCCACATGGATTCTAACTACTTGGTTGGCTTCACGACAGGGGAGGAGTTGCTGAAATTAGCTCAGAAGTGCACTGTAGGGGAGGAGAACAAAGTCGAAGCGGTAGTGCCTACCTTGCGTTCCAAGCAGCTCGATTCAGGACTTTCCCGCTCCTCCCGGGTGTGTAAAGCCAGAAGCAGGTACTACCAGCCTTACGAGATTCCGGCGATCAATGGCCGGAGAAGGCGGCGGATGCCCAGCTCAGGGGATAAATGCACCAAGCCACTACCTTATGAACCCTACAAGGCTTTTCACGGCCCTTTGCCTCTTTGCCTTTTCAAGGGTAAAAGGGCTCACTCTAAATCCCTAGACTACCTCAATCTGGACAGAATGAACATCAAGGAACCAGCCGACACAGACGTACTTCAGTATCAGCTCCAACACCTCACCCTAAGAGGGGACCGTATGTTTGCTCAGAACAACACATGA